The genome window GGTACTGATACAGTGGCAATACTCCTAGAGTGGATTCTAGCAAGAATGGTTCTCCACCCAGATATCCAAGCCAAGGCCCAATCGGAGATCGACGCCGTTGTAGGCACTCCGGCACGATCTGTATCCAATTTCGACCTCCCCAAGCTTCCTTACCTCCATGCCATAGTCAAAGAAACCCTAAGAATGCATCCACCAGGACCCCTCTTGTCCTGGGCCAGACTTGCCATCCATGACACTCACATAGGCCACCACTTCATCCCGGCCGGCACCACTGCCATGGTCAACATGTTTGCAATCACACACGATGAGGAAATCTGGTCAAACCCTAATGAGTTCAAACCAGAAAGATTGGTTAGTGAAGATGTTCTAATCATGGGGTCTGATTTAAGGCTGGCTCCCTTTGGGTCTGGAAGAAGGGTTTGTCCTGGAAAAGCCATGGGATTGGCTACTGTTGAGCTTTGGCTTGCTCAGttgcttcagagcttcaagtgGGTCCCTTGTGATGATCAGTCAGGTGTGGATTTGTCTGAGACCTTGAAGCTTTCTTTGGAAATGAAGAACTCTCTTGTCTGCAAAGCTGTTCCAAGGGTTGTGATTTGATGATCAATTTCTATTTACTTTTGTTAAATAAATACGTTGGTCAGCCGTGTGGTCAATATAAGATAAGTTGATCACTAGCTGCACCCGAGTGAATTTATCACATGAGTAAAGAAATGATAATGGAGCGTTCATTATTTAATCCAGAGGACCTAATCATATATAGTATATTTTAGAAGAGAAAGGCTAAGGAAATTCTCTTAAAGTGAGATTCTTTATAGACTTTTTGACACTTCAcatgtcaacattataaaatcgAGTGCAAAAAACATGAAATGGCGGAGATAGTCCATAGAAAATCCCGTTTTTATGAGAGTCTCCTTAgtatttcttctcattttggagTGGTGGCTGCATTTTCTTGATCAATGTTTCTCGTGATTGTCAAACATAAGTTGATCTTGTTATTTGCTTTTGAGTCTAACTGATTTGAGGACCCTTCAAATTTATCCAGCATAACGTcttcgaagtatatacaatttTTTAGCGTTATAATAATAAACCTGTGGTTTCatctaaagaaaatattttaggCGCATTTGATTGATCCCCCAATACCATGCATTGTGCTCCAAAGAAACTTTTGTTAGGAATCACATATTGGATATGCTTATTGTGTCATCAGGTTCACCTCAACTGTGATTGTGTATGTGTAGCATTGGCCTTCCCTTTCCCTCTTCTCTTTATTCTTTGCAAGCTTCCTGTGCACATTTCTTTATGATCGATACCGATATTGCAAGCCTTAAGGGCTAGTTAGCTGtgttaaaaaacaataaaattaaggAATTGCTTTTAAATGATTGAGGAATAAGAACCTAGCTAAACCAAACAACGATATGGCTCAACTCCCACCCTTGTTTGTGAGGTCCAAATCCTTCCTAAAGAATATATTTCGGTGAAAGATGTGCCTGTGAAAGGCCTTGCTACTTTTTTCCAGctataaagaaagaaagatgcaAACAGATTTGAATATCCAATTAAGCTAacgttattttttttctttttttctcctcATCATTGCATGCAAGTAGATTGCTtttttggctttcttccatgaaCTGATTCTCAGTCACTCACACCCCCATATCCCgacctatatatatattcctttCCTCCTAGTCCCTATTAATCTCAAGTCTCACGATCAATAGTAGAACAATAACGCAAAATATAGCAGCAAGCTTAATCAAGTTGGCAAAAGTAGTGTATTCTTTAATCTTCATCTAAGATCGGATCCCTAATCATTTTCTGTgtttgtatatatgtgtgtgtctatatattgTATGCAAAATGCTGATTTTATGGATAGTGAACACTGTCAGCAAATGGCATATACATCCGTGCAAAGGATCCACACAATGCACACGATAATGAcatgagaaaatgaaagaaaaagaatatagGATGATGAAATGAATATCACTATCTATTGCACATAATGTATTGGTTCTCATAGTTCAGATAATTATATGCCTCCAGCCACATGTTTATATCTTTTTTATGTCCCAAAAAAAAACTGTAGAGGAACCCCTTGAGATTCCAAAACTCCTGTTATCATACAACGTCTAAATTATAAAATCAAATACAAAGACCAGACTTAATGGCCTCGTATGATACAGATAATTGATTAGAGAATGACTATTCACTATATTGAAGACATTTTAAATGAAgagattgataaaaaaaaattcttattttgttCTAGTTGAAAGTAACTCATGAAGAAAAGATATCTTTACTAATCCCCATAAAAATGGTCAGGGGTGGGACCATGAGGGACCAGAATGGTCCCGGGCCTACCCTGGCATTATTTTCGCAGAGAAAAACTAGATTTATCCCAACCAGAGAGAGAGGAGGTAGGCGAAAGATCTTGTCCTTCtagagtttaattttttttcacatggtgTTGGTGGTTGTTGACAAGCTTGAATTCTACTTCCATCCATATGCGATTTTCATGTTCTCGTTAGCCCTTTCTATTAGGTTGTTTTCTTCCCAATTTTACACAGCTCCTAACTGGTCAGAACGTACTGATGAAAATGAGTTGAATTGTACAATCAACACCATCATCACCTAGCAAACatcaaaaccgaaccaaaatctAAAGTAGCAAAGTAGTGGCTGAGATGATGACCAGACGATGGCTGAGAAATGAATTCGTGAGCGTGTTGCAACGTTGTTGCAGTGCTGGCGTTGTTGACATTGTtgcaacgtttttttttttttaacattttttagaGGTCCCTCCTAATTCGAAATTTTGGATTCGCCACTGAAAATGATAAGATTAAAAAGGACAACTAGTGTTCATGAGTAACCTTCAACTTGGACAAAAtaagaaatttgtaaaacctCTCTATCAAACAAGGCTAATGTGTTCTAAATTAGCTAAAGCGTTACAGATGTAttagctttaaaaaaaaaacatgtctGAAGTTGTTGCAGTTTTGGAAGTGTTGTGACAACTTCATGATATCCAAATACAAATTAAGTGAGGAGTTGTGAAAGGTTGCTCTCTTGGGTTCGAGTTGTGGAAACAATCACTTTACAAAGTAAGAGTAAGGCTATGTACGATAAACGTTTCCCCTCTCCCTCCTCCTCTCGCAAAGTGAAAAACTTTGTTTGCTTGGGGTCACCCTTTTAACAATCTAGCCACATGTATGTTTGTGGTTTCATGTCAATAAAATCACAAAACTTTTCCGCATGTGATCACGCATGGATCTATACCAGAAAATATTGGATGCCAAAAGTTTGAAAAAGAATTATGTGAGTCACTACTTGGCATCTATAGCAAAGCTAGCTAGTATCCCAAGCCTAAATTTGTGGGTTGCAAAGCGAATTTAGGTTATTGTTGATGCCAAAAATACTCGTAAAAGGAATCGTTCTTTAATTTATCCACCAATAAACGTCAGGCTTTGAATCCCAGTTTTTCCATCTTCTTCTCTAAGCCTTCCATATTTCTGCATCTGAATATTACAAGACTGAATATTGCTACTGCCTTTGCTTGCATATAGTTCATAACCATTTTGTCTTATTTTTTTCCCCATGACCTCTAATTCTATATAAAGCTTTCTAACTAGATTGTTAATTTGTTCTTGGATTAGTCAAGCGTAACTACACATCAGGGTTTGATCGTGAGATACTACAACTCATGCCTACTCTCCACTCGCAAAAATGAACCTAGCCCCCAATTTTGTTCCTTAATTACCATGGAAACATCAAGATATTGAGGGAATATCTAAAAATACTGTTTTGTTTCCTTACCAATATGCGTGGAAATTGAAACGACAGAGTTATATGTGCAAAGTCCAATTTTTCTTCAATAGTTCGGGACTACTGAGTAGACTGGGAATGAACGGTTAAGATAGATTATAAAAAATCGAACGTTGAAAATTGTTTAAAGAGACAGGCTATTAGTAGGCTGGATTACCAAAGACAAACCTGTGCAAGTCATAAAAATCAATGGCATGCACCTACAGAACTCATCTAACAGAGTTTAAAACGGATCATAATACCATTCACCATTACAACAAGCATGGAACAGATCAACCCCACACTTATCTTCATGTTTTTCCATGAGGAGAAGAGGTCATCATGATTTTGGCTAACCAAGttttcaataaagaatgagCAAGTACAATTCAGGCTGCCTACTCCGTCGACTGGAAAACCCTAGCTAAGTCCGAAAGCCCTAAAGAAGCGCATCTGGGCGAATCATCGTCCACCACCCTAACCCCAAACCCCTActaaactaaattatttttttaccattaatTATATCGTATCATGCATTGTGGCAAGATATTCTATAAAACCACAGTTGCTTTACATAATTTCATGCGTATTAATCAAGTGGCTGGGATCATGATCAAGGATCAACTAATTGttgtttatttataaatattatgtggGTACAGGGTTCATTATATgctcttgttggatgcttttcCAACATATGTTCTAacaaacaaatttattttgaataCCATATGAACtgatacattttttttatttgtcatatgaattaaaatttaaagCGATTTATCTTTTTTCAAAATAACTCATCATCAAGGCACATGACTTGTGTTCAAGGTTATTTTGGACACTTCAACATCTCATTCCCTTTATAATAAGTTGCCTTCGACAAAAATAATTCTATGGTTTctcaaaatatacaaaaaggaGGTTGATTTGGTATACAAGGATCTAAGTGTTTTTGCCATTCAAAAAAGGAGAATGATCTGCACTCATTTCTCTATGTTTTGAAGTGAAGATGACTTAAAAATGTAAAGTCACTGGGTATCCTAtggtaaagtttttttttttttccaacaaaatccAATGGTAAAGTTAGATGATATTCTTTATGTTCatatgacaaattaaaaaaaatgtataagttCTTATGACATTTCAAAAGATTTCCCTTTTAACAACCAACAtgttaaattaaacaaaaaattgagaaaaagcAAATTGTGCTAGCTCCTTCCTCATCCCATTTGCATGGACCACTTTGCTCAACTCTGCATATAATTAGTGATGTCAATCGGCCGGACAATTGATCGATCAATAGGGACTTTCCTTGTGATCCCAGATAGGAAGAAAAACCAGACCCCGCTGTAGGGTACATGAATTTTTTGAAACCCAAGTTGTACTGCTGCGTCAATGGTTTCACACATGTATTAACGGAAATAAGTAGTTTAGTTTATCTTAACAATTATATGTAGGTCCTAAGAAAGTTTAGatgtttaatttgtttattCTTTCTTAGAGTTAAATAGGATCCGCAAAGACATGTCCTTCTACATGCTTCTATAATTATGCATTcccttcttcatcatctctatcaTTATGTGATTTACAATGATGACAATCACAATAGTTAATGATGATTACGCCGAGAGAGTGACCATCTCATCTTAGTGGTTTTTTTACAAACGGTATCGTTAATGGcttaaattgttagttgttaggGAGGAAGATGGGGATCGAACCCACACCAGAGTGCATAGTGGCAGATCTAGGTTTCGAACCTTGGGAGCTCCCAGTGTTAAAAGTCCAAGTTTTTTAGATAGAAACAGAGTGCAATTTATTCACCGAGACATTTCGTTGAAGACTTGTGGGCTTGTTGTCGTTAGCTAAACCAAGTTTTGCACATGTCAAAAGATATTGACATATGCTGAAACAATCTAACGAGTGCTATTAAGAGAATTTGTTGAATGTTGTCGACGTAACCTGCGAGAGATATCTCACCAGACACTTGGTGTGCACAAAAAGGAAACGTACTAAATATTCGAATGGTCCTCAAAAGACCTTCAAATGTATATATCTCACTCTGGATAGTCCTGGAGCCACTTTGGTCCCAATATGCATCTATCTCAATGtaaaaagaatatatatatacacacacatgcaattTCTCACCTTTTTGACTcgagaaaaaaaattgtctatATGACTAGTACTAATATACTTCTCAACTGGCATGTAATTAAGGGGAGTGCGCTAGCTTATGGCCCAAGAGGCAACTTTTGACAAATCTAACATATAATAGTGTGCATAACATGGTTTGTAGAAAGTTTGACTGCTTATGTATTATTGACTGCCAAAAGATATTAGGCCTCTGCAACGTCAGTTGTTTAAACTACTAAGTTTTTGGTTGAGGCGCATGATCATTTAGTTTAGTACCACTCAATTGCTATTTTGTTGTACGAAGTTCTGAGTTCaaatttcatattaaaaattACTTCGATGCTTGTTATAATTTGCCTTAGTCTTTCCTAGCTAGCTTAGATAGTCATGCAGTGTGCCAGGTTCTAAATCACATCCGTGATCCATATTCACTTTTCATCGTTTTAGTACCAATACGAGAAGATCAAAACGGTTGTTTTAGTACCATATGCATTCTTATcgttttagttttcaatttctttttttaaacTGAAAATCTCGTTTGGTAACTACTTTCagcttttatttttcaaaaaattaaaaattaaaaattaaaatgggcAAAGTTACTTTattgagttttcaagttttggtTTCAGTTTGTATTGGGCTTGAAGCCCAACAAAATTAACATCAAAAGACCAATTTTAGGTGAAAAATAAGAAGTCATCCTGAGCCCACATTAGGAGCAGCCCATTTGATAGAAAACTCAACCAAACGCTGCGTTTTGGTAGAGCTAAGGAACAATAAAAAACCCTGCTCCCACAGtgagcttctctctctctctctctctctctctctctctctctcaaaatgcGGCCTTTACAGTCTCTGCAACTCCGGCGGCTTCTCCTCCGCTATCTCTCCAGCACCTTTTCATCGCCGTCGTCTTCCCAAACACTCCAAACCCACGTCCCGGTTCTCTCCCAAAACCCCAACCATTTCCGCCATTCCCAACCCGCCATAACCACCGCAACAAGCTCCCACTTTCTCTGTCTAccacatttctctctctctaaacccttcTCGTCCTCCGCCCCACCGACCCAAGATGCAGATCAATCCGAATTGGCTCAGTCTCTCTCCTCCGAGCTCCTCCAGGACCCCAGCTCCGACCCCCTCTCCGTAACCCAACGCCTACAGTTGAGCTTCTCTCACATCACTCCAACCCCTTCCCTGGTCCTCTCCGTACGGCCGTACGGTTCTTGGGTTTAACCAGTGGCTGATCTCGAACCCTAATTTCGAGCACTCCGACGCGACCCTCTCGTATTTTGTGGATTACTTTGGCAGGAGGAAGGATTTCAAGGCGACCCACGATGTGATTGTGAGTTCAGGTGGAGTTGCTGGGGCGAACACTTTTGCTTCCGCCATTGATAGGCTGGTGAGAGCAGGGAGGCCTGGTCAGGCTGTTTCTTTCTTTGAGAAGATGGAGAAGGATTATGGGCTGAAGCGCGACAAAGATTCGCTGAAACTGGTTATCGAAAAGCTCTGCGAAAACGGGTTTGCAAGCAATGCTGAGAAAATGGTGAAGGGTTTGGTCAATGAGTTTTTTCCTGATGTGTATATGTGTGATTTGCTGATCCAGGGTTGGTGTGTTGATGGGAAGCTTGAGGAAGCGAGGAGATTGGCTGGGGAGATGTACAGAGGAGGGTTTGAGATTGGTACTACCGCTTACAATGCGATTCTCGATTGTGTTTCGAAGCTTTGTAGGAAGAAGGACCCGTTTCGCCTTCATTCGGAGGTGGAGGAAATCTTGGTGGATATGGACACTCATGGGGTTCCAAGAAATGTGGAGACTTTCAATGTTTTGATTAGTAATTTGTGTAAATTAGGACAGAGGATGCTCTGAACCTGTTTGAGAGAATGGGTGAGTGGGGGTGTTACCCGAATGAAACTACGTTTCTTGTGTTGATCAGGAGCTTGTATCAGGCAGCAAGGATTGGGGAGGGAGACGAAATGATTGATAAGATGAAGTTCGGTGAAGCTCTTAATAAGGAGTATTATGGATTCTTGAAGATTTTGTGTGGCATTGAGAGGATCGATCACGCATTGCGTGTTTTCAAGAAGATGAAGGACGATAAATGTGAGCCCGGAATCAAGACTTATGAGCTGTTGATGGGGAAACTGTATGCTCACAACCGTGTCGATAGAGCCACTGCCCTGATCAATGAGGCTCAAAAGAGAGGGGTGCCTTTGACACAGAAGGCGTATCCAGTGGACCCGTATTTCTTGAAGAAGAAGGAGCTAAAGGCTGCGAAGAAGGGTgcgaagaaggagaagaagcggGAAACGTTCCCTGAGAAGATGGCAAGGAAGAAGAGACGGTTGAAGCAAATTCGATTGAGTTTCGTAAAGAAGCCGAAGAAAATGCAGCGTCGAGCCTACTGATGAGACGTCATTACAAGTCGGAGTTGTCAAATTATCAAAGCTTCTGTTTTTCCTAGTTTGATCATTTGTTTTCGCCGAATCCCGTTGCCTTTTGAATTGTTGTTTTGATCTTATAGTTGGTGAAATATGAAATAAACCAGTTGATGCGACGAGCTTTCGAATATGGTCATTTGCATACATGATGTTCTTGTTTATGCGAAATTTTGGGTTCGATAGGTGGACCACATCACTTGCACGACCATATATGCAGATATATGCAGATGGATGACATGATTCACCGGCTGCTGGCCGGACCAAAGAATTTCAGCTGGTTTAGCCATCATATGGCATAGGAAATTGCGAGTGCTGATTCACATTGTCACATTCCAACTGGGTTGCACATGGTGCTCAAATGTCCCTTTGTTCACTAATTGACCTCGTTTCAGATCCGACATATGGGCAAGTGTTTGCATAGACGTCGGACCTGAAACTAGCTTGTAACCAACTAATCAACATTCCAAATCATTTAAGTTTATACATCGTAGCGGATCTGAATACGAATAATCATACTTGTTAAAAGACTTGGACAATGAAGGGTTTGCGAGATTAAAAGTGGAGTAACATACCAAGTCAGATCATCAATCTACATTTCTTCACAGCAAGAAAGCCGCCAGCCGATTTCTATGCTTTACATATTTTCCTTCCAGAACCGGATTGATCTGTCAGTCCCACAGGTAACAAATGCGGCCTCCGTTGGTGAGTGTGCAAGCCAACGGAAAGCACCAATATGATTGGAAGGCCACTTCGCTACTTTGTCCGCTGTCATAGCATCCCAGATAACAATCTGCAACCACGCCATATTTATAAGTTGAaacattttctttttggttCTCTTATCAATTGAGACCGAACAGCACAATATCTCGTCTAAATACAGTAGGAGTGAACAAACCTCATTGGCTGGTTCATCGATGGACAGTACAAATTCTTCAGTATCATTAAAAGCAGCCTGCACAGAAGAGTATAAAAGCATCTGATATTAATACGTGAACAGTttatcaccaaactttgatatttTCTTATTTGGATTACTTTGATCTGGGAGGATAATGGCGAGGAAGGATATTTAGAGTGTGGTGGAAGTATGACTCAGACGGGGCTGAGTGGAGAAGAATTCTTCTTGAGGATTTTACGTATTTGACAAGAGGAATTATGTAGTCACTTTCTTTGGCATAAGAAAAACCAACAAAAGAAAGCCTTTCTGGTATACCTGACACCGCAATTTAGTATGTGTAGCTCCTAGATATTGCTTAACCAGTTTCCCAGTGCCAACGTCCCAAAGCTTCACGGTAGAATCCTTTCCAGAAGAGAGAACAAACCTAGAAAACCAGCATTTGAGTCATACCACAAAGAAAACAGGAAGGTTGCAAAGTCGACGATATAGAAAGAATTGAGGGATGAATCAATCTTACAATGATATTTTAACACATCTAAAGCCAGACATTCGACAGGGCGatatataagcaaaatattccTTATCCATGTTAACCAACATTTGTGAAACAACTTAGATGCAGAAACATCATTTCACATAACCAAGTCAACCATTCATACACGTACTTTCACAAATTTCCACTTACGGGCGCACTTTCATACACATCGTGTTTCAGGGCTTAGCCCTATTCTATGATCCATACCTTTGATCCTTAGTAAAGTTTGCACTGGTTGCCTCTGCCGTCACATGTGCTGGTATGGAGCGTACACACTTGGCAGTTACACCATCCCATAAACGAAGAACACCGTCTTTAGAAGCTGTAACATACATGCCACCTGTAGCTGTATACCTGACCTGATGCACAAGTATGTGGATTTGATTGCCCTCATTGAATTATATTTATCTGTGAAGAATTTATAGCAGAACTTGAAGCATGAATAAAGAGATGGAGTCAACCATATACCTGATTTATTGCTCCATTATCATTGATTTCTGGGGCATTTGCTGATAGGTAACACTGGAAGGTATTGATATCATACAAGTGTGGAATTGGATGATCAGTCCCTGTGATTTTATTGAGATAAACATTATTAGGAGCCAATTCACTGTATGGTAGGATTGTAGCCCACTATTGGCACTAATTGCAGGCCAATCTTAGTGTAAACTAAAACTTTCGGGCATTGCATAAGAGCTTTAGAAATTTCTCCGTCATCAACTTCAGCATACATCAGCTTTACAACATTTTTTTATGAGAAAACGAAAAAGTATGATATATTAACTAAAATATTTGATGAAGCCACAGGTAAGTTGTAGCAAGAGTAAAGAATTTAATTCACTTTGAATACGAACCAAAACACATGTACACATTATAGAAAACACCAACTCATAGACTGCATGGAACATTAAATTGGCTAAAGCAACTACGCTACtccaagaaaatagaaaaaacaaaaaagggcaTAATATTACCAGCTAAAACAAAATCTCCAGAAGGATGAAAAGACACTGAACGCACGTTGTGTGTATCCTGTGTCATTAAAAGGACAATTTATTAAAGGAGTGCCATTTTATACTATGCCTCAATCTATAATGAGATGGCAAGCAAAACCTGGATAACTCGGAATGCTCTCTTTGCTGTCATCTTGGAAAAATCAAAGAACCTGAAAGcagtaataaaattgacataAGGGTTCAAAGAGAACACCTGTTTCGTTTTACAATTAATGCTGGTAATGTTCAAGGGCTTTGGAGAAGAGGAAACAGCAACATGACTAAAAACGGAAGAAGGGGGACAAGTAGATATGTTGGCTTACAAGTTAAAAGAACTtatcaataaataaacaatGGAAATTCAAATATTATCTAAGAAAGTAAAAGAATCCATACTTTATGGTCTGATCTTTTGACCCAGATATAAGAACAGTGTTCTGAGGATGGAAATCCAAGTCATTTATAGGCTGCAAATAAATCCGAATAACATTAGACATAAGAGGATATCCCAAAGACTTTGTTGTCTATTTCATGGATGAAAGTTATACACATACAAAAGTTGAAAGCTGAGGGGGATTATAGGTAATTTTGAAGCTATAAATCCCATATTATTAGCTTACTTCAAACATTTTCTTTGTCTAATGTTCCTACAAAGTCACTGCTTAGTAAATATAAGAGGATTCTATACGACTTGTTTAATTTAACAATGTCAGGTTTACAGGATAAATTTTTCATAAGCAAAGCAAATTTATCAGTCGGAATTAGGGACAAATGTCGACTTACTTGTAAGTGATCATAGAATGTGCGTATGATGGATCTCACAGGACCATCTCTAGCCTCTGGAAGCATCATTTGCTTAATTTTTGAAACCTGAAACAGAATACAACTGCCTGAGAATTAGATAGGGCCGCATTTATGAAAAAACCAAACCTATGGCTAAAAGAATGAGCACCTCAAAAAGCTTTATTGACGTGTCAGAACTTCCAGTAGCAACAAACTTCCCGTCAGGACTAAACCTTGCACATCTGGCAATATTCTAGAAAGTTTATAGCATCAGAACAAGTAAGGCACCCAGTGGAAAGTGAGTTTTATCATGCTAACTTAgtgaattaatgaaaaaaaaaatgttatacaATATCTGTTTCCCTAATTATGCATACCTTGTGCTCTGAAAGATGGCGTGTCTCATGCTTTGGAAAACTCTTCGACAAGCCTTTTGTTTCCTGCACAGCACTGTTCGCACAAAAGATGTGCACAATCATGTTATTAAGGTTCATTATACAAACTTTTGTACATATTATTCCTCCGTAAGTTtggaagttttttttattaacccATCGCAATTTGCAAATCAAAAAGCATTAAGCAGTAATCAAATGACTGAGAAACCTATTCCAaaacaaatacaacaacaacaacaacaacaacaaagcctatTCCAAAACAAATAACTACCCAAAATCAACAGCAACAGTGCGAGGTGCTGGGAGTCCACCATATCCAGAAGCTACTGATGTGCCCAAATCATATGCAGATGAAGAAATCCCTCTCGACATCTCATCTTTCTCCACTGCAAGTCCCTGTAATCACCTTAGAACCAAAACTTTCTTTCCGAGTTTAAATAATGAAACATACACTGAAAATAGAGGGAAAAATAAGCCTTGTAATGCAAATACAAACCTTGGCAACCAGGTCAAGAAGCCTATTACGCGGGGCTTCGACATTCAATGATGTCATTGTTGTGGAAGCAACGGCACTTGCTGCCTGAAAATGAAAAAGATCACC of Malus sylvestris chromosome 6, drMalSylv7.2, whole genome shotgun sequence contains these proteins:
- the LOC126625765 gene encoding cleavage stimulation factor subunit 50 isoform X1, with the translated sequence MEKSSLEQILQDAKLHRQLNSLIVAHLRDSNLYQAASAVASTTMTSLNVEAPRNRLLDLVAKGLAVEKDEMSRGISSSAYDLGTSVASGYGGLPAPRTVAVDFGAVQETKGLSKSFPKHETRHLSEHKNIARCARFSPDGKFVATGSSDTSIKLFEVSKIKQMMLPEARDGPVRSIIRTFYDHLQPINDLDFHPQNTVLISGSKDQTIKFFDFSKMTAKRAFRVIQDTHNVRSVSFHPSGDFVLAGTDHPIPHLYDINTFQCYLSANAPEINDNGAINQVRYTATGGMYVTASKDGVLRLWDGVTAKCVRSIPAHVTAEATSANFTKDQRFVLSSGKDSTVKLWDVGTGKLVKQYLGATHTKLRCQAAFNDTEEFVLSIDEPANEIVIWDAMTADKVAKWPSNHIGAFRWLAHSPTEAAFVTCGTDRSIRFWKENM
- the LOC126625765 gene encoding cleavage stimulation factor subunit 50 isoform X2 → MSRGISSSAYDLGTSVASGYGGLPAPRTVAVDFGAVQETKGLSKSFPKHETRHLSEHKNIARCARFSPDGKFVATGSSDTSIKLFEVSKIKQMMLPEARDGPVRSIIRTFYDHLQPINDLDFHPQNTVLISGSKDQTIKFFDFSKMTAKRAFRVIQDTHNVRSVSFHPSGDFVLAGTDHPIPHLYDINTFQCYLSANAPEINDNGAINQVRYTATGGMYVTASKDGVLRLWDGVTAKCVRSIPAHVTAEATSANFTKDQRFVLSSGKDSTVKLWDVGTGKLVKQYLGATHTKLRCQAAFNDTEEFVLSIDEPANEIVIWDAMTADKVAKWPSNHIGAFRWLAHSPTEAAFVTCGTDRSIRFWKENM